The following are from one region of the Carassius auratus strain Wakin chromosome 43, ASM336829v1, whole genome shotgun sequence genome:
- the LOC113061594 gene encoding leukotriene B4 receptor 1-like, with the protein MMELNIGFNSTSNSTSMGSEKIAPAVVLGLCCLVGLPSNIAVILIIAREWNRNLSFILKLMLNLAVSDALTLCLAPFVLYGILFGWKLGLWFCQFLFFLGHCSLYVGVLTVTSMSIHRYHNVIKSRVTNRMILQRLERRHRRLQLIGIWFLAFAFSLPVLFTQGLEDKDGLKRCQRKMESQSVEVTLLLFEILVGFIIPFVTMLMCYLWLDKGLRQKAKSSSLTRAPQDQEPRNQGTNVRTYKKRLVISIVVAFFLFWTPVHIINVIDIVKTLTKTSHPDVHSQLKSFREVYGDTSKTLALLNCCLNPFLYAISSANLMKYFRKR; encoded by the coding sequence atGATGGAGCTCAACATAGGCTTCAATTCCACATCTAACAGCACTTCCATGGGTTCAGAGAAGATCGCTCCTGCTGTAGTTCTGGGTTTGTGCTGTTTGGTTGGTTTGCCAAGCAACATTGCGGTAATACTCATCATTGCTCGTGAGTGGAACAGAAACCTGAGCTTTATCTTAAAACTAATGCTAAACCTTGCGGTCTCTGATGCTTTGACCCTTTGCTTGGCTCCTTTTGTGCTGTATGGAATACTGTTTGGATGGAAACTTGGCCTTTGGTTTTGTCAGTTCCTGTTTTTTTTGGGTCACTGTAGTCTGTATGTTGGGGTCCTGACGGTCACCTCCATGAGCATCCACCGCTATCACAATGTCATCAAGTCAAGAGTCACTAACAGAATGATACTGCAAAGACTGGAAAGACGGCACAGGCGCCTTCAGCTGATTGGCATCTGGTTTCTAGCTTTTGCTTTTTCCCTGCCAGTACTTTTTACCCAAGGACTCGAAGACAAGGATGGACTTAAAAGATGTCAGAGGAAAATGGAGTCGCAGTCTGTAGAAGTGACTCTTTTGCTTTTTGAGATCCTGGTTGGGTTTATCATTCCATTTGTGACAATGTTGATGTGTTATCTATGGTTGGACAAAGGGTTGAGACAAAAGGCCAAGAGCTCCAGTCTAACTAGAGCTCCACAGGACCAGGAACCCAGAAACCAGGGGACAAACGTTAGGACTTACAAGAAAAGACTTGTGATCAGCATCGTTGTGGCTTTCTTTCTGTTTTGGACTCCTGTGCACATTATCAATGTGATTGATATAGTCAAAACTCTGACTAAAACATCTCATCCAGATGTTCATTCCCAACTGAAGTCCTTCCGCGAAGTATATGGTGATACAAGCAAGACTCTGGCTTTGCTAAACTGCTGTCTGAATCCTTTTCTCTATGCCATCTCTTCAGCGAATCTAATGAAATATTTCAGAAAGAGATAA